A single Iodidimonas sp. SYSU 1G8 DNA region contains:
- a CDS encoding N-formylglutamate amidohydrolase, translating into MTPSEPALKTLDAAPDTALPACVVAEPARQTLPLVFSSPHSGRHYPADFIAASQLDPHTLRASEDAYVDELFAAAPGHGAPLLQAVYARAYLDVNREAWELDPDMFDGPLPDFVNARSGRVAAGLGTIARVVASGTAIYRDRLPFTEAERRVAMVYTPYHQTLSRLLERTRDQFGCAVLIDCHSMPSSGASWGDMPLKTGGPAPDFILGDRYGRSCSMEVVAAAQEALSGEGYRVVRNDPYSGGYNTRHYGVPREGRHALQIEISRALYMDETTMGRADGFDRLRDAIGVLINALSRLPLDVLRPL; encoded by the coding sequence ATGACCCCGAGCGAACCCGCCCTGAAAACCCTGGACGCCGCGCCGGACACCGCGCTTCCGGCCTGCGTCGTCGCCGAACCGGCGCGGCAGACCCTGCCGCTGGTGTTTTCCTCGCCGCACAGCGGCCGCCACTATCCGGCCGATTTCATCGCCGCCTCGCAGCTCGATCCGCACACCCTGCGCGCGTCCGAAGACGCGTATGTGGACGAGCTGTTCGCGGCCGCGCCCGGCCATGGCGCGCCGCTGTTGCAGGCCGTCTACGCCCGCGCCTATCTGGACGTGAACCGCGAGGCGTGGGAGCTGGACCCGGACATGTTCGATGGCCCGCTGCCCGACTTCGTCAACGCCCGATCGGGCCGCGTCGCGGCCGGGCTGGGCACCATCGCCCGCGTCGTCGCCAGCGGCACCGCCATCTACCGCGACCGCCTGCCGTTCACCGAGGCGGAACGGCGTGTGGCCATGGTCTACACCCCCTATCACCAGACGCTGAGCCGCCTGCTCGAGCGCACGCGGGACCAGTTCGGCTGCGCCGTGCTGATCGACTGCCATTCCATGCCATCCAGCGGCGCCAGCTGGGGCGACATGCCGCTGAAGACCGGCGGCCCCGCGCCCGACTTCATCCTCGGCGACCGCTATGGCCGAAGCTGCAGCATGGAAGTGGTGGCCGCCGCCCAGGAGGCGCTGAGCGGGGAAGGCTACCGCGTGGTGCGCAACGATCCCTATTCCGGCGGCTACAACACCCGCCATTACGGCGTGCCGCGCGAGGGGCGCCACGCGCTGCAGATCGAGATCAGCCGCGCGCTGTACATGGACGAGACGACCATGGGCCGTGCCGACGGCTTCGACCGGCTGCGCGACGCCATCGGCGTGCTGATCAATGCGCTGTCGCGCCTGCCGCTGGACGTGCTTCGCCCGCTCTGA
- a CDS encoding DMT family transporter: MPTFARLSRTAQAVVFMICASATISLLWAALRVGSETMHPIYMVFWRSFLGAVVLLPLLMRTGIGSLRTRRLPLHTLRSLCSLTAMVGIFYSIAHVPLAQGMAINYSAPLFATLGAALLLGETLHQRRVVALLIGFAGMLLVVRPGFQEVHLGILAALVGALGMASALLCVKKLSATESTPTIIFYGNTLCLPIGLLLALNHWQPMTWHNFGVLAVIGVLSTTAQTFLTRALTLADAGAVLPMDFLRLVFVTLLGVMLFDETPDALTWAGAGLILASTVYIARREARQRKAAATAPKAAE; this comes from the coding sequence ATGCCGACATTCGCCCGTCTTTCCCGCACGGCGCAGGCCGTTGTGTTCATGATCTGCGCCAGCGCGACCATCTCGCTGCTGTGGGCGGCGCTGCGCGTGGGGTCGGAGACCATGCACCCGATCTACATGGTGTTCTGGCGCTCGTTCCTGGGGGCGGTGGTGCTGCTGCCGCTGCTGATGCGCACTGGCATCGGGTCGCTGCGCACGCGGCGGCTGCCGCTGCACACGCTGCGCAGCCTGTGCAGTCTGACGGCCATGGTCGGCATCTTCTATTCCATCGCCCACGTGCCGCTGGCGCAGGGCATGGCGATCAACTATTCCGCGCCGCTGTTCGCCACGCTGGGCGCGGCGCTGCTGCTGGGCGAGACGCTGCACCAGCGGCGCGTCGTCGCGCTGCTGATCGGTTTCGCCGGCATGTTGCTGGTGGTACGGCCGGGTTTCCAGGAAGTGCATCTGGGCATCCTGGCGGCGCTGGTGGGCGCGCTGGGCATGGCGAGCGCTCTTCTGTGCGTCAAGAAGCTGTCGGCCACGGAGTCCACGCCCACCATCATCTTCTATGGCAACACCCTCTGCCTGCCCATCGGACTGCTGCTGGCGCTGAACCACTGGCAGCCCATGACCTGGCACAATTTCGGCGTGCTGGCGGTGATCGGCGTGCTGTCGACCACGGCGCAGACCTTCCTGACCCGGGCGCTCACCCTGGCCGACGCGGGCGCGGTGCTGCCCATGGATTTCCTGCGCCTCGTGTTCGTCACCCTGCTGGGCGTGATGCTGTTCGACGAAACCCCCGACGCGCTGACCTGGGCGGGCGCCGGCCTGATCCTGGCCAGCACGGTCTATATCGCCCGGCGCGAGGCACGCCAGCGCAAGGCGGCGGCAACGGCCCCGAAAGCGGCGGAATAG
- a CDS encoding SDR family NAD(P)-dependent oxidoreductase translates to MDVNGVAAIITGGASGLGRATAEALIAKGAKVTIFDVNEAAGEAAAKEIGAVFAKVDVTSEESVIAGLDKGKAAHGQDARILINCAGVADAGKTVAKGEPHSLAVYTKVININLIGTFNCIRLAAARMTQMEPLTDGERGVIVNTASVAAFEGQIGQVAYASSKGGVVSMTLTVARDLSRDGVRCCTIAPGLFITPMLKGLPQAVQDSLGATVPFPSRLGDPSEYAKTVLFICDNPMVNGETIRLDGALRMAPK, encoded by the coding sequence ATGGATGTGAACGGGGTTGCCGCCATCATCACCGGCGGCGCGTCTGGTCTGGGCCGCGCGACCGCCGAAGCGCTGATCGCCAAGGGCGCCAAGGTCACCATTTTCGACGTGAACGAAGCCGCCGGTGAAGCCGCCGCCAAGGAAATCGGCGCCGTCTTCGCCAAGGTCGACGTGACCAGCGAGGAAAGCGTCATCGCCGGTCTCGACAAGGGCAAGGCCGCGCACGGCCAGGACGCCCGCATCCTGATCAACTGCGCCGGCGTGGCCGACGCGGGCAAGACCGTCGCCAAGGGCGAGCCCCATTCGCTGGCCGTCTATACCAAGGTCATCAACATCAACCTGATCGGCACGTTCAACTGCATCCGCCTGGCGGCCGCGCGCATGACCCAGATGGAGCCGCTGACCGATGGCGAGCGCGGCGTGATCGTCAACACCGCCTCCGTCGCCGCGTTCGAGGGCCAGATCGGCCAGGTCGCCTATGCCTCGTCCAAGGGCGGCGTGGTGTCCATGACCCTGACCGTGGCCCGCGACCTGTCACGCGACGGCGTGCGCTGCTGCACCATCGCGCCGGGCCTGTTCATCACCCCGATGCTGAAGGGCCTGCCGCAGGCCGTCCAGGATTCGCTGGGCGCCACCGTGCCGTTCCCCTCGCGTCTGGGCGATCCGTCCGAATATGCCAAGACCGTGCTGTTCATCTGCGACAATCCCATGGTCAATGGCGAGACCATCCGTCTCGACGGCGCGCTGCGCATGGCGCCGAAGTGA